The Cohaesibacter intestini genome segment AAAATGATGACGGCCAAAGCCCGTTCCATCGGCATGAGCCGCACCACCTTCAAGAATGCCTCGGGCCTGCCGAACAAATATCAGAAAACCACGGCCAAAGACATGGCTTTGCTTGGACGTGCCTTGCAGGATCGTTTCCCCAAGCAATATAAATTCTTCAACACCCGGGCCTTCAAATATGGCAAGCGGCGTTATGGCAACCATAACCGTCTGCTGGGCCGCGTCAAAGGTGTTGATGGCATCAAGACGGGCTATACCCGCGCCTCTGGCTTCAACCTTGTGTCCAACGTCAAATCTCGTGATCGTCACATCGTTGCCGTCGTCATGGGCGGGAAAACAGGTCGCAGCCGCGATGCTCACATGAAAAAGCTGATCGCCAGCTATTTGCCGAAAGCGAAGTCCGGCCGCCGCCTCACAGCCCTCGTCGTGCCGCGTGCGGGCACCAAACGCAGCTACATCCAGCTAGCCAAACAGGTTCCATTGCCACGCGCCAAGACCCTGGGTAGCAATGTAGTACTGGCCTCGGCTCAACAGCCTTCCGACATGGTCGCCTCTTATGCTCCTCAGCAGAAGCTGGCTTCCTTGCCGCGAATCAATCCTACCCTCGATGATGCGTCAGCGATCGAGACGGCGTCTGGCACAGTGACAAACCACAAGCCACGCGTCACCACCGCAGCTTTGGCCATCCTGCCACGTGCTGCCAACGATCCGATTGGTGATCTGTCGACCCACAGCCCGGTCCTGCCGGAAGCGGCTCCCATTAAGGCACGCCCGTCCGGTTGGCATATTCAGCTGGGTGCAACACCGAGCCTTGAAGCAGCAAACCGTCTGCTGGCCAAGGCCCGCGCCAAAAACCAGCGCCTGCTGGTAGCCAAGCTCAATCATACAGAAACCGTTCAGAAAAACAGCGACACCCTCTATCGCGCCCGTTTTGCCGGTTTCGAAAGCAAGTCTGCAGCCCGTTCGGCCTGCAAGATCCTGAAGAAACAGAAATTTGCCTGTCTGGCCCTCAAGCCTTGACCGGTGCGAACCCTTGAACCGGTCCGGCAGACGAACCTCCGATCGCCTGCCGGATCAAAAAATCCTGATCACGACCCGGTTGGTCGATGTGGTCATTGAGTAAAGTTTGTGCGTAACCGATCCGGGTATCATTCCCCGTCCCAGATTGGTCATCAGTAAAAGAGTAATTGGAGATCAGCCATGTTTTCGCATCAAGACGGCCTTGGCAGCGTTGATCTTGGCAGCAAGAAAAGTCGAGCCCCCCTGGTCAGGGTGGACCCGCTTCATCAAACGCCTGTGAGCAGCAGCAACTTCCGCCGCACTGGCATCAGCAGAAAGCCCAAGAATTTGATAGGCTTCCTCCTCGGTCATGGGGCCAGAATCCGCCGTGCGTCCTTCCCCGTCATGCGTGTCCGTCTCGAATGCGTCACGCCAGTCGGCACGCCGGCCGTCAAGATAGGCTTCAAGTAGATCGCGGCTTTCGCGATCCATCCGGATTTCGTCATAGAGGCTGATCAACTCAGCCTCTGACAATCCATCAAGATCCCGCCCTTCGAAATGGCCAGCCAGAACCTGACCAATGATGATCCCGGTATCATGGTCCAGCGTCATTTCAAGAGCCGCCGTGCGCACCGTTGACCCACGGCCCGTCGCCCGATCAGCCCCCGCTCCGCTCGGTTTGCGCATCAGCATCCCCCACGCCATCACCGCCACCGGCATTGCCAGAACCCACTGGCGACGCAACAGCAGAAACGCTGCGAACAGGGTCAAAACCACGCCTGCAAGCCGATAGAGAAGCTGAACGACATCAGCTGTCTGTGCATAGGCAGCCCAACGCGCCAGACCAACAACCACAACAAACAGCAAAAGACCGGCAAGCAGATAAACCATCATCCATCCATCTAAGTGAAGCCGCAGAGCCAGAGACTCACCGCGCGGCGTAAATTTGTCTTCTTATATGGCTTGGCAACCGAAAGCGATCAATCGGGACTGTTGAGTTTCCGAACCTGCTTTTTCAGCTCCGGCGGCAACAAAGACACATCCCCCCCGGTCGCCGCATAGGCTGCAATGCCTTTGAGATAGTCTGCCAACTTGTTCTTGGCATGGCTGTCAAACTGACCATAGGCCCCACCCGTCAGTCGGGCAATGTCACGAAAGATCACAGAGGCCAGCGGATCACTCCCCTCCTGAAAGACGAATACCGGGATTCCCTTGAGCGCGATATCACCGGCTAGCCCGACAATTTCATCGGGGTTTTCTTCCAGATTGTCGCCCACATAGACAACAGCATTGATTTTGCTCTTTTGGGATTCGGTCTTTACATGCTGCAGGATGCGCCCCAGTTGCGTCCGGCCTGCACGGCAGTCAAACCGCTCCATCCACCGCACCATATCGGCCGCTTCCCGAGTCCAACGACTGGCCCTGCATTCCGCCGTGCCACGGAAATAAACCAGCTGCGTTGCCAGTCCCCCATGCTGGGAGGCAACGGAAAACATCTCACTTTGCAGGGAACAGGCCACATCCCAGGTGGGTTGACGACTCATGGTGGCATCAAGCGCAAAGATCAAATGACCGCTCGTTGGCTTCAGGCCCTTGGCAGCATGCGCCTGACGGACAAGCTTGGTCTTGGCAAGAAAAGCAGCCACCTGTCCCTTGTCGGCATCGGGGACGACATCCCTCGCCCGCTGCTCGACCTTCAAGTCTCGCCCATCTTTCGCGCCTTGCTTATCCTTCATAATGCCTCCCTGCCATAATGCCTCCCTGCATGTTCACGCTGTCAGTATAGCATCGGATGTGGGGTGAATGCGGAAAAGACACAAGGGGTCAAAGCCTCACAACAACCCAAGCTCGGCCAGCTCGCGACGGAAGTCTTCGGGCAAATCTTCACCGCCCGACAAGGATCGCAAATCCCGCGGCGCATCACTGGCTTTCAAATAGCGCCAGCCCTGAAAGGCACGTTTGGGCTGGGATTCGGTGCGATGTAAAATCGGCTCCATGACAATCTGACAGCGCGAAATGCCATCGTCGCCCGTCACCTGTCGCAGATCAATGATCGGCTGACGCGCCAGAATCATGCCTTTGATCACCCAATAAAGCGAGCCGCCGTCAAGAATTTCATCCCGGCGCTTCGGCTTCATCCGCGTGGTGTGAATGTGTTCAAGCGGTTCCCCGTGCGCCGCCAGCAGGCGATGCCGCCGCTCGACCCAGGCCTCAAGATCGTCAACGGAATCGACGCCGACACAAAGTTTCAACATATGCACTGTCATGCCTGCTCCATATCACGGCCCTTGACCGCAATAAAGAAAAGGTCGCATCAACAACAAAAGAGGTCATGAAATTATACACATTTTGCGCTAAGTTGCAGTTAGGCTCACTTAAACCCACTGTGGTCCGGCGGAGTTTGTAAGGAAGATTTGAATGAAGATTTTTGTGACCGGGGGAACTGGTCTGGTAGGCAGCGCTGTTGTAAAAGCCTTGATTGCGCAAGGACATACGCCCACAACTTTGGCCCGTTCCGATGCCAGCGCCGACATTCAAAGCGCCATGGGGGCAACGCCTGTGCGCGGCAGTCTGACCGAACCCGAACATTGGGTCGATGAGGCGCTGGCACACGACGGCATCATCCATGCTGCGGCCACATTCGAGCATGACATGGGCGATGTCGATCACAAACTGATCTCCAGTCTACTCGACGCGGCAAAAGATCTGCCTGCAGACAGGAAACTGCCCTTCCTTTACACCGGCGGCTGCTGGCTCTATCCGGAAGAACCGGTGATTCCCATCACCGAGCGCCATGTGCTCGATCCATTGCCGGAATTCGCCTGGACGCTGGACAGCATCGAGCAATTGCATGCCAGCCCCAATATGCTGTTGACCGTCATTCACCCGGCCCTGGTGGTTGCGCCGGGTCGCGGCCTGATCGCCGATTATGCCCGAGACTTGAGGGAAAATGGCAAAATCACCATCACCGGTGCAACCGACACCCACTTCCCCTTCATTCAGGCCGACGATCTGGCCGACCTCTATGTTCGCGCCCTCGACAATCGCGGCGATGGCCTGCTGCTCAACGCCACCGGCATCAAGAGCACCACGCCAGAAGAGGTTGGCAAACTGGTCGCCAACAAACTGGGCCTGCCCTATGAGGCCAATGTGATCACCTTGGAAGAAGCGCAAAAACGCTATGGCAACTGGGCCTCGGGCTTTGCCCGGTCCCAACGCATGGAAGCCGACCGCGCCAAGGATTTGCTTGACTGGCAACCCAGCTATGACACAATCGAAGCCATGGTCGACAACAGCTTGTCAAAGCTGGACTGATCCGGGCACCAGCAAACAAAAAAGCAGCCAAAGGCTGCTTTTTTCTTGTTTTCCGGTCAGACTTGTTCAGGCCGCTTCCTCCTGTTCATATCGGACAACGGCAAACCCTTCTTCCACTTGCTCTCCGGCCCTTGCCGCAACAGCCGCAATCACCCCGTCAAACGGCGCAACCACACTATGCTCCATCTTCATCGCCTCCACGATGAAGAGCCGATCGCCTTTTGCAACGGCCTGCCCTGCTTCGACAAAGATCGCTGTCACCTTGCCATGCATCGGAGCCCCAATCTGGCTACTTCCCGCCTCTTCCTCATGCTCATAATCATGCATCTTGGCGTGATACTGCCGGCCATCGACCACCACCAGCAAACCATCGGAAACCGGGAAAATATGCGGACTGGCAGTCGCATTCGAGCCGTCCAGCCCCATTCCCTCTTTGGTGAAGGACAGCGTCTGGAGTTGCTCTTCCCCGTCAATCACCACAGCCATTGTTTGGCGACGAGGCGCCCCGAGCTGGAAACCATCTGTCGCGTCCCATGGAGACGATGGTTCGTTGCTGCGCAGAGATTTGGCTGCTGCGAGACTCTCCACCCGATCCTGAAGGAAGTACCGCACAGCCGAGGCTGCCACCACGTGCCGTGCGCCATGATCTGGCGCAATCAGCCCATCAAGACGCGCATCGATGAAGCCGGTGTCAAATCGCTCCGCCAAAAAGTCCGGATGGCTGGCCAGTTGAGCCAGAAAAGCCGCGTTGGTCTTGGGCCCCGCCACCGCGCTCTGACGCAAAACCGAGGCGAGCTTGGCCATCGCCGCCGCGCGATTGTCCGCATGCACAATCACCTTGGCAATCATCGGATCATAGAAAGGCGAAATGTCATCGCCCATCTCGACACCGGAATCGATCCGTACCCCCTCTCCATCAGCAAAGGATAGAGCATGTAATCGACCGGTCGACGGCAAGAAGCCATTTTCCGGATCTTCCGCATAAAGCCGTGCCTCCACCGCATGACCGACCAGAGGAATAGCGCTCTGGGCCAGAGGCAAAGGCTTTCCATTGGCGATATCAAACTGCCAGGCCACAAGATCCTGCCCGGTGATTGCCTCGGTTACAGGATGTTCGACCTGCAAACGGGTATTCATCTCCATGAAGAAAAAGCCGTCTGAATTCAGGCCGTTGGATCCATCAACGATGAATTCCACCGTCCCGGCCCCCTGATAGCCAACCGCCAGAGCCGCCTTAACGGCCGCTGCCCCCATCGCTTCGCGCAGCGCGGCCGTCATACCGGGCGCAGGGGCTTCTTCGATCACCTTTTGATGGCGGCGCTGCAAGGAGCAATCGCGCTCATAAAGATGGACGGCCTGACCATGGCTGTCAGCAAAGACCTGAATTTCGATATGGCGGGGATTTTTCACAAAGCGTTCAATCAGCACATTTGGATCACCAAAGGCATTCTGCCCTTCGCGTTGGGCTGATTCCAGCGCGGCGGGAAAGTCCTCATCCCGCTCAACCAGACGCATGCCCTTGCCGCCGCCACCCGAAACCGCCTTGATCAGCACCGGATAACCAATCTGACGCGCTTGGTCATGCAGGAAGGCCGGGCCCTGATTGTCCCCGTGATAGCCGGGCACCACCGGCACGCCAGCAGCCTCCATCAAGGCCTTGGCCCGGTCCTTCTGCCCCATCGCCTCAATCGCCTTCGGACCGGGGCCGATAAAGATGACCCCGGCATCTGCACAGGCCTTGGCAAAGGCGGCATTCTCGGACAGGAAGCCATAGCCGGGATGTATGGCTATCGCCCTGCTTTGCTTTGCAACGGCAATCACCTTGGCTGCATCCAGATAGCTCTCCGCCGCAGGAGCGGGGCCGATATGGTAGGCCTCATCCGCCGCACGCACATGGCGTGCCGATCGATCCGCATCGGAATAAACTGCGATGGTTCGAAGCCCCATCTGCCGCGCCGTCCTGATCACGCGACAAGCAATCTCGCCCCGATTGGCAATCAGCACACTGTCGATCATTGCATTTCCTCCCCAGAGAATGTTGGTTGATCTCATGCGTCATCCAACATACCGGACCTTATTAAATCTCTATTTTATTTCAGGAAAAATTATCTCAATTGACGTAAAAGTCAATCAGTATTTAGATGCATCTCTGTCCGACCAGGCATCTAACCGCGATGCCAAATTCCCAAGGCCATGCGGCGATAACCCGCATACTCCTTGACGAAATATTCGAATATACTAAATTAGGAACATCTGATGATATTAGGATGAGGCCCAACACCAAACCGATGCCACACCTTCAAGTCACGATTCTTGGCACCGACCGACAAAACTGAGGCTCAACCATCATGGCCATGGACCCAACCATCGAAGCACTGGCAGATGAAGCGGACAATGTCGCAAGGCTGCTGAAATTACTGGGCAATGCCAACCGCTTGCGTATTCTGTGCCAGTTGGTTGACGGACCGGACAAGTCTGTCAACTCTCTCGCGGACACCCTCAATATCAGCCAAAGTGCCTTATCCCAACATCTGGCAAAAATGCGCGAAGATGGATTGATCAAGGGCAGTCGCGACGCCCAGACCATTTACTATTCCATATCCGACCCCAACGCTGAACAATTGCTCGGAGTGCTGAAAGATCTGTACTGCGCCTCAGATACCGGCCAGTGACACCTACTCAGCCCCCTATCAAGAAGATCCAACCAGAATGGCAAAAAAGCAGATCGTCCAACAGATCAACCATGATGAAGCCAAAAAGCTCCTTGATGAAGGCGCAGTGTTGATTGATGTGCGTGAATCCATGGAGCTGATGGGCAAGAAGGTCCCTTCCGCCCTGCATCACCCGCTCTCAAGCCTCAAAGGCCCCATCGACACCAAAGGCGCTCCTGCCGCAATATTCTTTTGCGCGTCCGGCGCCCGGACCAATGGCTATGCCCGCCAATTGGCAGGCCTTGTTGACTGCGACGCCTACATGCTGACCGGTGGCATTCATGCCATTTCGCGGATGGGCGTGCAGACTGAGGGCGGTGGCGGCATGTTCAAGTTGTTCGGCCTGGCGGTTGCTGTGGTAGCAATCGGCTGGATGGCTGGATGGATTCCCGGCCTCTAAGCCTGGCAACAAACCCAAAAAAGGGGCTCTCGCCCCTTTTAAAAGCTCAAACGGCTTGCCATTACATGCGGAAGACACCGAACTTGGTCTCCGGCACAGGCGCATTGAGCGCAGCCGAGAAAGCCAGCCCCAGCACCCGGCGTGTCTCGGACGGCATGATGATGCCATCATCCCACAGCCGCGCCGTGGCATAATAGGGATGCCCTTCCGCTTCGAACCGCTGCTGAATTGGATCTTTGAAGGCGGCTTCCTCCTCCTCAGACCATGCCCCGCCATCCGCTTCGATATTGTCGCGCTTGACGGTTGCCAACACATTGGCGGCCTGCTCACCCCCCATCACCGAAATCCGGCTATTGGGCCAGCTAAACAGGAAGCGCGGGCTATAGGCCCGACCACACATGCCATAATTGCCCGCCCCATAAGAGCCGCCCACCAGCACGGTGACTTTCGGCACTTGGGCGCAGGCCACAGCGGTCACCAATTTTGCCCCGTCCTTGGCGATGCCGCCTGCTTCATAATCGCGCCCCACCATGAAGCCGGTGATATTCTGCAAAAATAGCAAAGGAATCCGGCGCTGGCAGCAGAGCTCGATGAAATGCGCGCCCTTCTGAGCACTCTCGGAGAAGAGAATGCCATTGTTGGCGATGATCCCCACCGGCATGCCATAGATATGGGCAAAGCCGGTTACCAGAGTGGTGCCGAAACGGGCCTTGAACTCATCAAAACGCGATCCATCCACCAGACGGGCAATCACCTCGCGAATGTCATATTGCTTTTTCAAGTCGACAGGCACGATACCATTCAACTCGTCAGGATCGAACAACGGCTCGACCGGTTCGCGCAATTCGATATCGACATCCTTGCGGCGATTGAGATTACCCACCACTGAGCGGGCAATTTCCAGCGCATGAGCGTCATTCAGCGCATAATGGTCCGCAACACCGGACGTTTTGGTATGGACATCGGCCCCGCCCAGATCCTCGGCACTGACCACTTCCCCGGTTGCCGCCTTCACCAACGGAGGCCCGGCGAGAAAGATGGTCCCCTGCTCCTTGACGATGATCGTTTCATCCGACATGGCCGGCACATAGGCCCCACCGGCGGTGCAAGAGCCCATCACCACGGCAATCTGCGGAATGCCCATCGATGACATGGTCGCCTGATTGAAGAAAATCCGACCAAAATGCTCCTTGTCGGGAAAGACTTCGGTCTGCTGCGGC includes the following:
- a CDS encoding SPOR domain-containing protein, which codes for MFRVAFNALLCAKGSRPAIACLAALFLALASLGAATPAVANSKYAAYVIDVKSGKVLFSRNANSLRYPASLTKMMTLYMLFERLENGSLTLNSRLKVSKHAAARPPSKLGLRPGSSIRVRDAILALVTKSANDVAATIAENLGGTESNFAKMMTAKARSIGMSRTTFKNASGLPNKYQKTTAKDMALLGRALQDRFPKQYKFFNTRAFKYGKRRYGNHNRLLGRVKGVDGIKTGYTRASGFNLVSNVKSRDRHIVAVVMGGKTGRSRDAHMKKLIASYLPKAKSGRRLTALVVPRAGTKRSYIQLAKQVPLPRAKTLGSNVVLASAQQPSDMVASYAPQQKLASLPRINPTLDDASAIETASGTVTNHKPRVTTAALAILPRAANDPIGDLSTHSPVLPEAAPIKARPSGWHIQLGATPSLEAANRLLAKARAKNQRLLVAKLNHTETVQKNSDTLYRARFAGFESKSAARSACKILKKQKFACLALKP
- a CDS encoding NAD-dependent epimerase/dehydratase family protein, producing the protein MKIFVTGGTGLVGSAVVKALIAQGHTPTTLARSDASADIQSAMGATPVRGSLTEPEHWVDEALAHDGIIHAAATFEHDMGDVDHKLISSLLDAAKDLPADRKLPFLYTGGCWLYPEEPVIPITERHVLDPLPEFAWTLDSIEQLHASPNMLLTVIHPALVVAPGRGLIADYARDLRENGKITITGATDTHFPFIQADDLADLYVRALDNRGDGLLLNATGIKSTTPEEVGKLVANKLGLPYEANVITLEEAQKRYGNWASGFARSQRMEADRAKDLLDWQPSYDTIEAMVDNSLSKLD
- a CDS encoding DUF1489 family protein — its product is MTVHMLKLCVGVDSVDDLEAWVERRHRLLAAHGEPLEHIHTTRMKPKRRDEILDGGSLYWVIKGMILARQPIIDLRQVTGDDGISRCQIVMEPILHRTESQPKRAFQGWRYLKASDAPRDLRSLSGGEDLPEDFRRELAELGLL
- a CDS encoding carboxyl transferase domain-containing protein — translated: MSVLQSDIRTETADYQANRAAMEELLSDLAAKRAEAALGGNERARERHLARGKLLPRDRVTQLLDPGAPFLELSPLAANNMYDAAIHGAGLITGIGRVAGRECMIICNDATIKGGTYYPMTVKKHLRAQEVAQENRLPCLYLVDSGGANLPQQTEVFPDKEHFGRIFFNQATMSSMGIPQIAVVMGSCTAGGAYVPAMSDETIIVKEQGTIFLAGPPLVKAATGEVVSAEDLGGADVHTKTSGVADHYALNDAHALEIARSVVGNLNRRKDVDIELREPVEPLFDPDELNGIVPVDLKKQYDIREVIARLVDGSRFDEFKARFGTTLVTGFAHIYGMPVGIIANNGILFSESAQKGAHFIELCCQRRIPLLFLQNITGFMVGRDYEAGGIAKDGAKLVTAVACAQVPKVTVLVGGSYGAGNYGMCGRAYSPRFLFSWPNSRISVMGGEQAANVLATVKRDNIEADGGAWSEEEEAAFKDPIQQRFEAEGHPYYATARLWDDGIIMPSETRRVLGLAFSAALNAPVPETKFGVFRM
- a CDS encoding VWA domain-containing protein; the encoded protein is MKDKQGAKDGRDLKVEQRARDVVPDADKGQVAAFLAKTKLVRQAHAAKGLKPTSGHLIFALDATMSRQPTWDVACSLQSEMFSVASQHGGLATQLVYFRGTAECRASRWTREAADMVRWMERFDCRAGRTQLGRILQHVKTESQKSKINAVVYVGDNLEENPDEIVGLAGDIALKGIPVFVFQEGSDPLASVIFRDIARLTGGAYGQFDSHAKNKLADYLKGIAAYAATGGDVSLLPPELKKQVRKLNSPD
- a CDS encoding DnaJ domain-containing protein, whose product is MMVYLLAGLLLFVVVVGLARWAAYAQTADVVQLLYRLAGVVLTLFAAFLLLRRQWVLAMPVAVMAWGMLMRKPSGAGADRATGRGSTVRTAALEMTLDHDTGIIIGQVLAGHFEGRDLDGLSEAELISLYDEIRMDRESRDLLEAYLDGRRADWRDAFETDTHDGEGRTADSGPMTEEEAYQILGLSADASAAEVAAAHRRLMKRVHPDQGGSTFLAAKINAAKAVLMRKHG
- a CDS encoding acetyl/propionyl/methylcrotonyl-CoA carboxylase subunit alpha, producing MIDSVLIANRGEIACRVIRTARQMGLRTIAVYSDADRSARHVRAADEAYHIGPAPAAESYLDAAKVIAVAKQSRAIAIHPGYGFLSENAAFAKACADAGVIFIGPGPKAIEAMGQKDRAKALMEAAGVPVVPGYHGDNQGPAFLHDQARQIGYPVLIKAVSGGGGKGMRLVERDEDFPAALESAQREGQNAFGDPNVLIERFVKNPRHIEIQVFADSHGQAVHLYERDCSLQRRHQKVIEEAPAPGMTAALREAMGAAAVKAALAVGYQGAGTVEFIVDGSNGLNSDGFFFMEMNTRLQVEHPVTEAITGQDLVAWQFDIANGKPLPLAQSAIPLVGHAVEARLYAEDPENGFLPSTGRLHALSFADGEGVRIDSGVEMGDDISPFYDPMIAKVIVHADNRAAAMAKLASVLRQSAVAGPKTNAAFLAQLASHPDFLAERFDTGFIDARLDGLIAPDHGARHVVAASAVRYFLQDRVESLAAAKSLRSNEPSSPWDATDGFQLGAPRRQTMAVVIDGEEQLQTLSFTKEGMGLDGSNATASPHIFPVSDGLLVVVDGRQYHAKMHDYEHEEEAGSSQIGAPMHGKVTAIFVEAGQAVAKGDRLFIVEAMKMEHSVVAPFDGVIAAVAARAGEQVEEGFAVVRYEQEEAA
- a CDS encoding rhodanese-like domain-containing protein, whose amino-acid sequence is MAKKQIVQQINHDEAKKLLDEGAVLIDVRESMELMGKKVPSALHHPLSSLKGPIDTKGAPAAIFFCASGARTNGYARQLAGLVDCDAYMLTGGIHAISRMGVQTEGGGGMFKLFGLAVAVVAIGWMAGWIPGL
- a CDS encoding metalloregulator ArsR/SmtB family transcription factor, yielding MAMDPTIEALADEADNVARLLKLLGNANRLRILCQLVDGPDKSVNSLADTLNISQSALSQHLAKMREDGLIKGSRDAQTIYYSISDPNAEQLLGVLKDLYCASDTGQ